The Natronoglycomyces albus genome has a segment encoding these proteins:
- a CDS encoding ArsR/SmtB family transcription factor — protein sequence MNADTNNTSGEDRAQYVAVAAEVFSMLADPTRIRIILALAEGELSVNALAQNVDKAPAAVSQHLAKLRLARIVTARHEGNRAYYRLSNEHARRLVTDAIHQAEHTLDTHPAHHRQPEDP from the coding sequence ATGAATGCAGATACTAACAATACGTCTGGTGAGGACCGAGCCCAATACGTCGCCGTCGCTGCCGAAGTCTTCAGCATGCTGGCCGACCCCACCCGCATCCGCATCATCCTGGCACTGGCCGAAGGCGAACTATCCGTCAACGCGCTGGCACAAAACGTCGACAAAGCCCCCGCCGCCGTATCCCAACACCTCGCCAAACTGCGACTAGCCCGCATTGTCACGGCCCGCCATGAAGGCAACCGCGCCTACTACCGACTCTCCAACGAACACGCCCGACGGCTCGTCACCGACGCCATCCACCAAGCCGAACACACCCTCGACACCCACCCCG
- a CDS encoding YrzE family protein: MLSRIYRRIRYIPANSHYDTGRFKAHPLSRFPVSENTPQLDPGHGLIALRSKGVRRLQLGFDERGNRLSQPRPQVAPPVFLIDGTPVATGFGTGHILLPTGSYRLEVQAGASGPYVQVQVPDQGRVRLKSVVSSPVRADIAHDRLFWLYSSFALGRRAFLERKRGLAAPILIALALFVLTLIFGFGFSREFVAQQFGPDQTSGPLPTLLCMVPGVLAGILWIVVRWAQAKARAMVKGPLNEFAPTALAGGGSWSIVDPDEAAPPTTRPDMATLRVDVAFEHNDVDATRPLRLVVPNTHSQLSGDDNDPGVAPSQRYHAEQETIEILGENLEHAGKSAKKMGREIAHEFQSIPWRDSWRSDVNHYFGTYSNGRAETEIRPWIAPPIISLEDRELPAIWGCNEYVLPPGVRLIEIAVPPPPSPLASDTEIALPADARRIYQLDLKPGSSTHIESIADIKCSWSHDGQSLTQYSAHIHPLRSPSESTH, from the coding sequence ATGTTGAGCAGGATTTATCGACGGATTCGCTATATTCCGGCGAATAGTCACTACGACACCGGCCGTTTCAAGGCCCATCCGCTGAGCCGGTTTCCCGTCAGCGAGAACACCCCCCAGCTTGACCCTGGGCATGGCCTTATCGCGCTGCGTTCCAAAGGGGTTCGCCGTTTGCAGCTGGGCTTTGACGAGCGCGGCAACCGCCTCAGTCAGCCGCGACCTCAGGTGGCGCCGCCGGTTTTCCTCATCGACGGCACCCCCGTGGCCACTGGGTTTGGCACCGGCCACATCCTGCTTCCCACCGGGTCGTATCGGCTGGAAGTACAAGCTGGAGCATCAGGCCCCTACGTGCAGGTCCAGGTGCCCGACCAGGGTCGGGTCCGGCTCAAGTCGGTGGTGTCCTCTCCGGTGCGCGCTGACATCGCACACGACCGGCTGTTCTGGCTGTACTCAAGCTTTGCCTTGGGCCGCAGAGCTTTCCTCGAACGTAAGCGCGGCCTGGCGGCCCCGATCCTGATCGCCCTGGCACTTTTCGTGCTCACCTTGATCTTTGGGTTCGGCTTCAGCCGTGAGTTTGTCGCCCAGCAGTTCGGGCCAGACCAGACCAGCGGCCCGCTCCCGACCTTGCTGTGTATGGTGCCCGGTGTCCTCGCTGGCATCCTGTGGATAGTGGTCAGGTGGGCCCAGGCCAAAGCGCGGGCGATGGTGAAGGGCCCGCTCAATGAGTTCGCCCCCACAGCCCTTGCTGGCGGCGGGTCTTGGAGCATTGTGGACCCTGATGAGGCAGCACCGCCTACGACCCGGCCCGATATGGCGACGCTGCGGGTGGACGTGGCTTTCGAACACAATGATGTGGACGCCACCCGGCCGCTACGTTTGGTCGTGCCGAATACGCACAGCCAACTTTCGGGCGACGACAACGACCCGGGGGTCGCGCCTTCGCAGCGTTACCACGCCGAGCAGGAAACCATCGAGATTCTGGGGGAGAACCTGGAGCATGCCGGTAAGTCGGCCAAAAAAATGGGCCGGGAAATAGCCCACGAATTTCAGTCGATTCCATGGCGTGACTCGTGGCGTTCCGATGTGAATCACTATTTCGGAACATATTCGAACGGTCGCGCTGAGACCGAAATTCGCCCGTGGATCGCTCCCCCGATTATTAGCCTGGAGGACCGGGAACTGCCCGCAATATGGGGATGCAATGAATATGTGCTTCCGCCTGGGGTGAGGCTGATTGAAATCGCGGTGCCGCCCCCGCCTTCACCTCTAGCCAGTGACACCGAAATCGCCTTGCCCGCGGATGCGCGCCGCATATATCAGCTTGACCTGAAACCAGGTTCAAGCACCCATATTGAGTCGATCGCCGATATCAAATGTTCGTGGAGCCACGACGGTCAGTCGCTGACCCAATATTCGGCGCACATCCACCCGTTGCGCTCTCCGTCGGAAAGTACGCACTGA